The following proteins are encoded in a genomic region of Polynucleobacter paludilacus:
- a CDS encoding Bug family tripartite tricarboxylate transporter substrate binding protein codes for MSKYCNRLLPIFLSSLALASSSLFFSPVAHSQSAYPTKPIRLIAPVSAGGGLDNIARAVAERLSKNLGQSVIVDNLSGGGGAIAAITTAKANPDGYTLMIAYVGTHGTNPAVRKLNYDAIKDFSPIGMIGATPNVLIINPQVPAKTLSEFIAYAKKNPSKLSYGSSGPGTLTHLSMEEFKMSTGIFMVHIPYRGIAPAFTDLIGGQTDAMFPGLFAALPYIKTDRVRPLAVSGLKRSPADPSIPTFKELGYPGFEGQQWYGIAGPANMPPAIIAKLNAELNKALASPEFADKMSAEAMTLMPMSPQQFGSYIKDDIARWSKVAKDRHIEIE; via the coding sequence ATGTCTAAATATTGCAATCGGCTGCTGCCGATTTTTTTGTCCTCATTAGCACTGGCGAGTAGCTCACTATTTTTCAGCCCTGTCGCGCATAGTCAAAGTGCTTACCCCACAAAACCGATTCGACTGATTGCGCCAGTATCTGCTGGCGGCGGATTAGATAATATTGCCAGGGCAGTCGCAGAACGCTTATCCAAGAATTTGGGGCAAAGCGTCATTGTTGATAACCTTTCTGGCGGTGGTGGTGCGATCGCAGCCATTACCACCGCAAAAGCCAATCCAGATGGTTACACCTTGATGATTGCCTATGTTGGAACACACGGTACAAACCCAGCAGTTCGCAAGCTAAATTACGATGCGATTAAGGACTTCAGCCCAATCGGCATGATTGGAGCAACCCCCAATGTCCTCATCATTAATCCTCAGGTGCCTGCAAAAACACTGAGTGAATTTATTGCCTATGCAAAAAAGAATCCATCTAAGCTCAGCTATGGCAGCTCCGGTCCAGGCACGCTGACCCATTTATCTATGGAAGAATTCAAGATGTCTACTGGGATCTTTATGGTCCACATCCCTTATCGCGGCATTGCGCCCGCCTTTACTGACTTAATCGGCGGTCAAACTGATGCCATGTTCCCAGGCTTGTTTGCAGCACTGCCCTATATTAAAACCGATCGGGTACGCCCCCTAGCCGTCAGCGGCCTCAAACGCAGTCCAGCGGACCCCTCGATCCCAACCTTTAAAGAATTAGGCTATCCCGGCTTTGAAGGTCAGCAATGGTATGGCATTGCGGGTCCTGCGAATATGCCGCCAGCAATCATTGCTAAATTAAATGCCGAGCTCAATAAAGCATTGGCTAGTCCTGAGTTTGCAGACAAAATGTCTGCTGAGGCAATGACTTTAATGCCAATGTCTCCTCAGCAATTTGGCTCTTATATTAAAGATGACATTGCACGCTGGAGCAAGGTAGCCAAAGACCGTCACATCGAAATCGAATAA
- a CDS encoding MmgE/PrpD family protein, whose product MSQVIAAAADLNAPPVTKTLAEFVSTHPSQGWSAEVEHEAHRTFLNWLGCAIGAAQHESVTSSLAAVQEFQPAPQASILGRKERVDMGGAALVNGISSHTFDFDDTHLKTVIHPAGPVASAILALGEHINTNGRQIIDAMVLGIDVECRVGNAMYPDHYHRGWHITGSTGMLGSAAACARILGLDTHKTIMALGIAASQPIGMREQFGTMTKPFHPGAAARAGQMSALLAKHGFTASLRALEAGRGYMQTVSTKNDWSEIDRDLGKSFEISLNTYKPFACGIVIHPAIDACAQLRAQGVKADDVERIELRVHPLVLELTGKKTPKTGLEGKFSVYHGCAMGLMFGQAGEGEYDDDLVNRADVVALRAKVNATTDTNISEASVDVTAILKDGKEVHVFVKNAIGSVENPMSDANLEQKFTSLAEPIIGKQKTVQLISALWNLSKATDLKQIIQLSTPD is encoded by the coding sequence ATGTCACAAGTTATCGCCGCCGCAGCCGATTTGAATGCTCCACCAGTCACCAAAACCCTAGCGGAGTTTGTCAGCACTCACCCATCTCAAGGATGGTCTGCAGAGGTTGAGCATGAGGCTCACCGTACTTTTTTAAATTGGTTAGGTTGCGCAATTGGTGCAGCCCAGCACGAGAGCGTTACATCTTCGCTGGCAGCTGTTCAAGAGTTTCAACCAGCGCCTCAAGCCTCCATCCTGGGGCGCAAAGAGCGCGTGGATATGGGTGGCGCTGCTTTGGTGAATGGCATTAGCTCACATACTTTCGACTTTGATGACACACACCTCAAGACCGTCATTCATCCAGCTGGTCCAGTAGCCTCTGCCATCTTGGCGCTTGGTGAACACATCAATACCAATGGTCGTCAAATCATTGATGCGATGGTTCTCGGTATCGATGTGGAATGTCGAGTGGGTAATGCGATGTATCCCGATCACTACCATCGTGGCTGGCATATTACTGGCTCAACTGGCATGCTTGGTTCAGCAGCAGCATGTGCACGTATTTTGGGTTTAGACACTCATAAAACCATCATGGCTTTAGGTATTGCCGCCTCACAACCGATTGGTATGCGCGAGCAATTTGGAACGATGACTAAACCCTTTCATCCTGGTGCAGCCGCACGCGCAGGACAAATGTCAGCCCTCTTAGCGAAACACGGCTTTACCGCAAGCTTACGTGCATTAGAGGCTGGTCGAGGATATATGCAAACTGTTTCCACCAAAAATGATTGGTCAGAAATTGATCGCGACCTCGGCAAGTCTTTTGAAATCTCACTCAATACCTACAAACCCTTCGCTTGCGGTATTGTGATTCATCCTGCAATTGATGCTTGCGCACAATTGCGTGCCCAAGGAGTTAAAGCGGATGATGTAGAGCGGATTGAGCTGCGTGTTCACCCACTCGTGCTTGAACTTACCGGCAAGAAAACCCCAAAAACGGGTTTAGAAGGAAAATTCAGCGTCTATCACGGCTGTGCAATGGGTCTCATGTTTGGCCAAGCCGGTGAAGGTGAATATGACGATGACCTCGTCAATAGGGCTGACGTTGTAGCACTGAGAGCAAAAGTCAATGCCACTACTGATACCAATATTAGCGAAGCCTCTGTTGATGTCACGGCGATTCTGAAGGACGGCAAAGAAGTTCATGTCTTTGTAAAGAATGCCATTGGCTCTGTTGAAAACCCCATGAGCGACGCTAACCTTGAGCAAAAATTTACCAGTCTGGCTGAACCAATTATTGGTAAACAAAAAACGGTTCAATTGATTTCAGCGCTTTGGAATCTCAGCAAAGCCACCGATCTCAAACAAATCATTCAACTCTCTACACCAGATTAA
- a CDS encoding D-2-hydroxyacid dehydrogenase family protein — MTETTKPTIVILGDYEKALRRFSSWDQLDQRASLTIHHEPLRDEALYEAVKDADAIAIVRDRSPFNEAMIARLPKLKFLMFTGERNGTLEAAALVKRNIPMACTHGGPSKETTAELTWAVILGASKRLIEQNHLIATGGWRDSLSLVPMLSGERLGIMGLGAIGSRVARVGAAFGMEVVTWSPRMTPERAAAENAKSVSLEELLSTSKVVTMHLVAGPGTKGLISAEQLALMRPDSILVNTSRAALINMADLQKALVAGRPGQAAVDVFDLEPLPQHDPLRNTPNLLVTPHLGFIAEPIFETFSKGITETLEAWLDQKPVPMPFKPQ; from the coding sequence ATGACTGAAACTACCAAACCGACCATTGTGATTCTGGGTGACTACGAAAAAGCCTTACGTCGTTTCTCATCCTGGGATCAACTTGACCAACGTGCGAGCCTCACCATTCATCACGAGCCTTTGCGAGATGAAGCCTTATATGAGGCAGTAAAAGATGCAGATGCGATAGCGATCGTGCGTGACCGCTCGCCCTTCAATGAGGCAATGATTGCGCGTTTACCAAAACTCAAGTTTCTGATGTTTACCGGGGAGCGCAATGGCACACTCGAGGCAGCGGCATTAGTAAAAAGAAATATCCCTATGGCATGCACCCATGGAGGCCCATCAAAAGAGACCACTGCTGAGCTCACATGGGCCGTCATCTTGGGCGCCTCTAAGCGCTTAATTGAACAAAATCATTTAATCGCCACAGGGGGCTGGAGAGATTCTTTATCGCTCGTTCCGATGCTATCAGGCGAGCGTCTTGGCATTATGGGTTTAGGTGCAATTGGTAGTCGAGTAGCAAGAGTAGGCGCAGCATTCGGCATGGAGGTAGTCACCTGGAGTCCACGCATGACACCAGAAAGAGCTGCAGCAGAAAATGCGAAGTCAGTTAGCTTGGAAGAATTGCTCAGCACCTCCAAAGTGGTTACGATGCATTTGGTTGCTGGTCCAGGCACGAAAGGCCTCATTAGCGCAGAACAATTAGCACTAATGCGCCCAGATTCAATCTTGGTTAACACCTCGCGTGCGGCACTCATTAATATGGCCGATCTGCAAAAAGCATTAGTCGCTGGCAGGCCAGGACAAGCTGCGGTAGATGTCTTCGATCTCGAGCCACTTCCTCAACATGATCCCCTCCGCAATACCCCCAACTTACTGGTCACACCCCATTTGGGTTTTATTGCAGAGCCGATTTTTGAGACTTTCTCCAAAGGCATCACTGAAACTTTAGAAGCTTGGTTAGATCAGAAGCCAGTACCCATGCCCTTCAAGCCACAATAA
- a CDS encoding chromate transporter has product MKTLTPLQLFIGFSRIGLSGFGGVLPWARRTIVEEEKWLSSEEFSAMLGICQIVPGPNVTNLAVCVGSRFCGVTGAIAAVLGLSLGPICIVILLALLYNHFRDLESVRGILRGISAVGVGLIASTGFKMLKDEFHYPPSLLVVVVVMIAASFFHLGLGWVVLLASPVAFFLAWHKAKR; this is encoded by the coding sequence TTGAAAACCCTCACGCCCCTCCAACTTTTTATCGGCTTTTCGAGGATCGGTCTGTCGGGGTTTGGGGGAGTGCTGCCTTGGGCAAGACGCACCATTGTGGAAGAGGAAAAGTGGCTCAGCTCTGAAGAATTTAGTGCCATGCTCGGCATCTGCCAAATTGTTCCAGGCCCGAATGTGACGAATTTAGCGGTTTGTGTGGGTTCCAGATTTTGCGGGGTAACTGGGGCAATCGCTGCCGTTTTAGGCCTCTCTCTCGGGCCAATTTGTATCGTCATCTTATTGGCCTTACTCTATAACCACTTTCGTGATTTAGAGTCTGTGCGTGGCATCTTAAGAGGCATCTCTGCAGTAGGGGTCGGATTGATTGCCTCTACCGGATTTAAGATGCTCAAAGACGAATTCCACTATCCGCCCAGTTTGCTGGTAGTCGTTGTGGTGATGATTGCAGCAAGCTTTTTTCACCTCGGTTTAGGTTGGGTTGTATTACTAGCATCACCAGTAGCATTTTTCTTAGCGTGGCATAAAGCAAAAAGATAA
- a CDS encoding chromate transporter, translating to MSTLITLFLKFSAFSLIAFGGVNALLPVLLELAVHQEHWLDLQTFSDYFAIAQAAPGPNFMTVTLIGWHVSGLLGAFMATFAIIWPAGILVFFLQRFILKMQDPMKKKVVQYAAATLAIGLVLSSALEIALQINHDLMAYLLSGLTIAIVLLTRWHPLYLIALGALLGGLGFI from the coding sequence ATGTCAACGCTGATCACCCTGTTCCTGAAGTTTTCGGCCTTCTCTCTGATTGCCTTTGGGGGAGTCAATGCCCTGCTTCCCGTCTTACTGGAACTAGCTGTACATCAAGAGCATTGGTTAGATCTGCAAACCTTCTCGGATTACTTTGCAATTGCTCAGGCCGCTCCCGGCCCCAATTTTATGACGGTTACCCTCATTGGGTGGCATGTGAGCGGATTGCTGGGCGCATTTATGGCCACCTTTGCCATTATTTGGCCTGCTGGGATTTTGGTGTTCTTCTTGCAACGCTTTATCTTGAAGATGCAAGATCCCATGAAGAAGAAGGTGGTGCAATATGCCGCTGCTACTTTGGCGATTGGTTTAGTGCTCTCTTCGGCTCTCGAAATCGCCTTACAGATTAATCATGACTTGATGGCCTACCTATTAAGTGGACTCACCATTGCGATTGTTTTATTGACACGCTGGCATCCCTTGTATCTGATTGCTCTAGGCGCACTACTCGGCGGGCTTGGTTTTATCTAG
- the crcB gene encoding fluoride efflux transporter CrcB yields the protein MWLSVCAIFVGAGFGALLRAGFNFWTINSPSVIPMGTLLSNMLGGYLIGLAVAFFGNNPSLSPEWRLLVVTGFLGGLTTFSSFSAEVVGFMQRGEFTWALGTAVIHLVGSLTLTFLGIMTFQALFSR from the coding sequence ATGTGGCTATCCGTTTGCGCAATCTTCGTTGGTGCTGGCTTTGGTGCTTTGCTCAGAGCGGGCTTTAACTTTTGGACGATTAATTCACCTTCAGTGATTCCGATGGGCACTCTGCTGTCGAACATGCTCGGCGGCTACCTGATTGGTTTAGCGGTTGCCTTTTTTGGCAATAACCCAAGCCTCTCTCCTGAGTGGCGCCTATTAGTCGTTACGGGTTTTCTGGGCGGCCTAACGACATTCTCCAGTTTCTCTGCCGAAGTAGTTGGCTTTATGCAGCGTGGTGAGTTCACTTGGGCGCTCGGAACAGCAGTCATTCATTTGGTAGGCTCCTTGACACTGACCTTCCTCGGCATTATGACTTTTCAGGCCTTATTTTCTAGATAA
- the ygiD gene encoding 4,5-DOPA dioxygenase extradiol has translation MTHRQPAIFVGHGSPMYALEPNRYTDAWANLGKSLKRPDAILMISAHWVTRGIWVTAMSAPKTIHDFGGFPEALFKIQYPAPGSPALADRIQELLSMPVVLEEHEWGIDHGAWSVLKYLFPKADVPVVQLSLNGAMNAQAHYDLAKQLQILRDENILIIGSGNVVHNLRTIDWQSDAKPYPWAESFNQFFISQIQANQHQQLIEWEQFGEAAHLSIPSSEHYWPALYTLALQAKGERVELLVDGIEMSSISMLSFYLQ, from the coding sequence ATGACTCACCGTCAGCCTGCAATCTTTGTGGGTCATGGTAGTCCAATGTATGCCCTTGAGCCCAATCGTTATACCGATGCTTGGGCCAATTTAGGTAAGTCGCTTAAACGACCCGATGCGATTTTGATGATTTCAGCGCATTGGGTAACCAGAGGTATTTGGGTGACGGCGATGTCTGCGCCCAAAACTATTCATGACTTTGGTGGCTTTCCAGAGGCGCTTTTCAAGATTCAGTATCCCGCTCCTGGTAGTCCAGCATTAGCAGACCGTATCCAAGAATTACTCAGCATGCCAGTAGTTCTTGAAGAGCATGAATGGGGTATCGATCATGGTGCTTGGTCTGTTCTGAAATATCTTTTTCCCAAGGCAGATGTTCCAGTTGTGCAGCTTAGTCTGAACGGCGCAATGAACGCACAAGCACATTACGATTTGGCAAAGCAGCTACAAATTTTGCGTGATGAAAATATTCTCATTATTGGCAGTGGTAACGTAGTTCATAATTTGCGCACGATCGACTGGCAGAGTGATGCAAAACCTTATCCTTGGGCAGAATCCTTTAATCAGTTTTTCATTTCTCAAATCCAGGCCAATCAGCATCAGCAGTTAATTGAATGGGAGCAATTTGGCGAGGCTGCGCACTTATCTATTCCAAGCTCAGAGCACTATTGGCCCGCACTCTATACCCTCGCATTACAGGCCAAAGGAGAGCGGGTTGAGCTCCTAGTAGATGGTATTGAAATGAGTTCAATTAGTATGCTCAGCTTTTATTTACAATAG
- a CDS encoding site-2 protease family protein: MITDYSIQAIAINAIPLIFAITIHEAAHGYAARYFGDNTAYVLGRVSLNPAKHIDPIGTVLVPLMLILAGSPFLVGYAKPVPVRFDRLRHPKTDSIWVALAGPGANLIQAIIWAMAWVVIQGLGIQEAFLTGMAQAGVMWNIGLLVFNLFPLPPLDGGRILSGLLPTRQSLAFDRLERWGFFIVLALVFTGIIGELWMQPLSNLFLRLIDLLMTPLRMIF; encoded by the coding sequence ATGATTACTGACTATTCTATCCAAGCTATCGCAATTAATGCGATTCCCTTAATTTTTGCCATTACGATCCATGAAGCTGCGCACGGCTATGCCGCCCGCTACTTCGGTGATAACACCGCCTACGTCCTCGGACGAGTCAGCCTGAACCCAGCAAAACATATTGACCCAATAGGCACTGTTTTAGTCCCTTTAATGCTCATCTTGGCTGGCTCACCCTTCTTGGTAGGCTATGCCAAGCCAGTACCAGTCCGCTTTGACCGCCTACGTCACCCCAAAACAGACTCAATTTGGGTAGCCCTGGCAGGACCAGGAGCAAACTTGATTCAGGCCATTATCTGGGCCATGGCTTGGGTGGTGATTCAGGGGCTCGGTATTCAGGAAGCCTTTCTGACAGGCATGGCTCAAGCAGGAGTGATGTGGAATATCGGCCTTCTCGTGTTTAACCTATTTCCGCTTCCACCCTTAGATGGCGGTCGCATTCTGTCAGGCCTACTCCCCACCCGTCAATCCCTAGCTTTCGATCGATTAGAGCGCTGGGGATTCTTTATTGTTTTGGCTCTGGTATTCACGGGCATTATTGGCGAACTGTGGATGCAGCCTCTCAGTAATCTATTCTTGCGTCTGATTGATCTCCTGATGACACCTTTGCGGATGATTTTCTAA
- a CDS encoding MFS transporter — MSPSKGFKTILLYRVGNTLSYQIMMVAVGWHLYEITHSVVSLGLVGLAELVPYFVFALYSGHAVDHYSRKKIAAVACCIHMSVALFLTAIALGWLSPPVPLIYTAVALIGVGRAVMRPAYQALFGQVIPREHLARYTAYASSAFQICVVAGPGLGGLLIGFAGLEWTYLVAAIAGAIGLYGVSLIKVKQENTGNLSGNFLKSFLEGFHYVKGHELILSTMALDMFAVLFGGAVSILPAFVKEVLHAGPEILGILRAAPAAGAVITGIYLASRPLVMDSGKYLLLAVAGFGLAIIAFGLSNSLWVCAFFLFISGCCDSVSVVIRGSIIQLTTPDHMRGRIGAINGIFIGSSNELGALESGIAASLMGLVPSIIFGGIATIAVVMITSKLAPQLRKLHIRDLS; from the coding sequence ATGTCGCCTAGCAAGGGCTTTAAAACCATCCTGCTGTATCGCGTTGGCAATACCCTGAGCTACCAAATCATGATGGTTGCGGTGGGATGGCACCTCTATGAAATCACTCATAGTGTCGTCTCCTTAGGCTTGGTTGGTCTTGCTGAGCTTGTACCCTACTTTGTATTCGCCCTGTACTCGGGGCATGCAGTTGATCACTACTCTCGAAAAAAGATTGCTGCTGTAGCGTGTTGCATTCACATGAGTGTGGCTTTGTTTCTTACAGCAATTGCATTGGGTTGGTTAAGCCCTCCGGTCCCCCTGATCTACACCGCAGTGGCTTTGATTGGAGTTGGCCGCGCTGTGATGAGACCCGCCTACCAAGCTTTATTTGGACAAGTCATTCCACGTGAACATTTAGCTCGCTATACAGCCTATGCCTCTTCTGCGTTTCAGATCTGTGTCGTAGCCGGCCCTGGATTAGGTGGACTATTAATTGGTTTTGCTGGGCTTGAGTGGACCTATCTTGTAGCGGCTATTGCCGGCGCAATTGGTTTGTATGGTGTCAGCTTAATTAAGGTTAAACAAGAAAATACCGGTAATCTTTCCGGAAACTTTTTGAAGAGTTTTCTGGAAGGCTTTCATTATGTGAAGGGGCATGAGCTCATTCTCAGCACTATGGCCTTGGATATGTTTGCCGTTTTATTTGGTGGCGCAGTTTCGATATTGCCTGCTTTTGTTAAAGAAGTTTTACATGCTGGGCCTGAGATTTTGGGCATCTTGCGTGCTGCGCCTGCAGCGGGTGCGGTCATCACTGGAATTTATTTAGCAAGCAGGCCTCTCGTGATGGATTCAGGAAAATATTTACTGCTTGCTGTCGCTGGATTTGGTTTGGCCATCATTGCTTTTGGTCTCTCCAATAGCTTGTGGGTCTGCGCATTTTTCCTATTTATTTCAGGATGCTGTGACTCAGTCTCCGTGGTCATTCGTGGCAGCATTATTCAGCTCACCACCCCAGATCATATGCGCGGCAGAATTGGCGCAATTAACGGGATCTTCATTGGGTCCTCTAATGAGCTGGGGGCTTTAGAGTCTGGAATCGCTGCAAGCTTGATGGGCCTAGTTCCCTCTATCATCTTCGGCGGAATTGCCACTATTGCCGTAGTCATGATTACCTCCAAACTAGCCCCACAATTACGTAAATTGCATATTCGGGATCTTTCCTAA
- a CDS encoding dihydrodipicolinate synthase family protein, with product MTFTLHPSSLPAVLSPVLTPFMADGNVDHQRLLKHCQWLASNGVGHALFGTNSEANSMSARQKMEALTKLIEGGIDPAHIMSGTGATSIDAAVSMTNHALAHHCAAVLMIPPFYYKDVSDDGLFAYFSEVIQKVGNSALQLYFYNIPAVTKVTLSLSLLDRLVRTYPKTIVGMKDSSGDWAYTESVIKLLAPHGFRVYAGNEAFLLRTMKTGGAGCISATVNMNPKAIATLAANWQDGNAAEQQAALDRVRSVFDKYQMIAGMKTALAFFSKDPDWLRVRPPLMQLSADQQGQLMSELKAIHFDMPGL from the coding sequence ATGACCTTTACCCTCCACCCCTCCAGCTTGCCTGCAGTGTTATCACCAGTCCTGACTCCTTTTATGGCCGATGGCAATGTCGATCATCAGCGCCTGTTAAAGCACTGTCAGTGGCTAGCAAGTAATGGTGTTGGCCACGCATTATTTGGGACCAACTCTGAGGCAAACTCGATGTCGGCTCGTCAAAAAATGGAGGCGTTAACCAAGCTGATTGAAGGGGGTATAGATCCTGCCCACATTATGAGTGGTACCGGTGCCACTTCTATCGATGCCGCAGTCAGCATGACGAATCATGCACTAGCACATCATTGCGCTGCCGTCCTCATGATTCCGCCGTTCTATTACAAAGATGTTTCGGATGATGGATTGTTTGCGTATTTTTCTGAAGTGATTCAAAAGGTTGGCAACTCTGCTTTACAACTGTATTTTTATAACATTCCTGCCGTCACCAAAGTCACATTGAGTCTCTCTTTACTAGATCGCTTGGTAAGGACCTATCCAAAAACCATCGTAGGTATGAAAGATAGTTCCGGAGACTGGGCTTATACAGAATCCGTGATTAAGCTCTTGGCGCCCCATGGCTTTAGAGTCTATGCCGGTAATGAAGCTTTCTTATTGCGCACCATGAAAACAGGTGGCGCTGGTTGCATCTCTGCGACTGTAAATATGAATCCAAAGGCAATAGCCACACTTGCTGCAAATTGGCAAGACGGTAATGCTGCCGAGCAGCAAGCTGCCTTAGATCGAGTTCGCTCTGTATTTGATAAGTACCAAATGATTGCTGGCATGAAAACAGCGCTCGCCTTTTTTAGCAAAGATCCTGATTGGCTTCGGGTACGTCCGCCACTCATGCAATTGAGTGCAGATCAGCAAGGGCAATTGATGAGTGAATTAAAAGCGATTCATTTTGACATGCCAGGTCTGTAA
- a CDS encoding M23 family metallopeptidase gives MKKIALYRPRFQRLKIISIALLIALQIPGFELIAHASAQSNQNNKTVQIRKRAGSQNTRSVGLKDSATSKSNSLSPSLIDDSSTQNFAGDAADNLDYRVTRGCLRRSLNDDNLPASIGIEDRAFSEFFRNQTRSFFDHMRGNCVPYAVALGKRNRFESLSVMNGPVQDNKTEVWTFTPSAVGGFLIQQDYLKDESKRFVEIQIPLRNVLYDPNKVSDKLPVELVWDLNALIKQIYPETSNALENTDSVVRLIIDFGDRERWAQIWAAEIINPANGEVYASAYWLDRGDIPGGFFTASGEPLEHSFWTNPLSYRRISRGVGMVPAGRRKSAKPTAANTKAAVAAAANSEPKPGSSKQRYRPHMGIDYAAPIGTPVFSVATGKVIQLGFSGAFGNLIILEHPGSYRTYYAHLSSFNPELELGNEVRRGFEIGTVGITGRSTGPHLHFELRKDGVYVDPYSAKTQLNLWLMRDIDSGQLTREILLLGSVLKN, from the coding sequence GTGAAAAAAATTGCACTTTATAGGCCCCGTTTTCAGCGGCTGAAGATCATTAGCATTGCTCTGCTAATTGCACTGCAGATCCCAGGCTTTGAGCTCATCGCCCACGCCAGTGCACAAAGCAACCAAAATAATAAAACTGTGCAAATTCGTAAACGTGCAGGCTCTCAAAATACACGGTCTGTCGGACTGAAGGATAGCGCCACTTCTAAATCGAATAGCCTAAGCCCTAGCCTCATTGACGATAGTTCGACCCAAAACTTTGCCGGTGATGCTGCTGATAATTTGGACTATCGTGTTACTAGGGGTTGCTTGCGTCGCAGTCTTAACGACGATAATTTACCTGCGAGCATAGGTATAGAAGACCGCGCTTTCTCTGAGTTTTTTAGGAATCAAACTAGAAGCTTTTTTGATCATATGCGAGGTAATTGCGTTCCTTATGCAGTTGCCCTTGGTAAACGTAATCGCTTTGAATCGCTGAGCGTCATGAATGGTCCTGTACAGGACAATAAGACCGAAGTTTGGACCTTTACGCCATCTGCTGTTGGGGGATTTTTGATTCAGCAAGACTACCTCAAGGATGAGTCGAAGCGCTTTGTGGAAATTCAAATTCCTTTGCGAAATGTTTTATACGACCCCAATAAAGTCAGTGACAAACTACCAGTCGAGCTAGTCTGGGATCTGAATGCATTAATTAAGCAAATTTATCCCGAGACAAGCAATGCCCTTGAAAATACCGATAGCGTGGTCAGGCTGATCATCGACTTTGGCGATCGAGAGCGCTGGGCACAAATTTGGGCCGCTGAAATCATCAATCCCGCCAACGGTGAAGTCTATGCAAGCGCCTACTGGTTAGACCGAGGCGACATTCCCGGGGGCTTCTTTACTGCAAGTGGTGAACCTCTTGAGCATTCGTTCTGGACCAATCCACTGAGCTATCGCCGCATCTCACGTGGTGTCGGCATGGTACCCGCAGGCAGAAGAAAAAGCGCCAAACCTACTGCCGCGAATACGAAAGCTGCTGTTGCAGCTGCCGCTAACTCTGAGCCTAAGCCTGGCTCAAGCAAGCAACGTTATCGGCCACATATGGGTATTGACTATGCGGCGCCGATTGGAACACCCGTCTTCAGCGTGGCTACTGGCAAAGTCATTCAACTCGGTTTTAGTGGCGCCTTTGGTAATCTCATCATTCTTGAGCACCCCGGAAGCTACCGTACCTACTATGCCCATCTCAGTAGCTTCAACCCAGAACTCGAGTTAGGCAATGAGGTCCGTCGTGGCTTTGAGATTGGCACTGTTGGCATTACCGGAAGATCAACTGGACCTCACCTACACTTTGAGTTACGCAAAGATGGAGTCTATGTCGACCCCTATAGCGCAAAGACCCAACTGAATCTCTGGCTCATGCGCGATATCGATAGCGGTCAACTCACCCGAGAAATTCTTTTACTCGGTAGCGTACTGAAAAACTAA
- a CDS encoding universal stress protein — protein sequence MFKQLLVPVDGSEISKKSLKKVAQLAKSDGAAVTLVYVSDPTPPLAYSDSTMGYMITTKEHKQACEAYAKNVFKQAQTQLGAGIKVNTIHALDISLAQGILDAAKKAKADVIVMASHKRTGISGVLLGSETHDVIVHTKLPVLVLG from the coding sequence ATGTTTAAGCAATTATTGGTTCCAGTAGACGGTTCAGAGATCAGCAAAAAATCTCTCAAGAAAGTTGCTCAATTAGCCAAATCCGATGGCGCTGCGGTGACCTTGGTTTATGTTTCCGACCCAACTCCGCCCTTAGCTTACTCAGATAGCACTATGGGGTACATGATTACCACCAAAGAGCATAAGCAAGCTTGCGAAGCTTATGCAAAAAATGTATTCAAGCAAGCGCAGACCCAATTGGGCGCTGGAATTAAAGTGAACACCATTCATGCTCTCGATATTTCTCTGGCTCAGGGTATTTTGGATGCTGCTAAAAAGGCGAAAGCCGACGTGATTGTGATGGCTTCACATAAGCGCACCGGAATTTCGGGCGTATTGCTTGGTAGCGAAACGCATGATGTCATTGTGCATACCAAACTGCCAGTGCTAGTGCTGGGCTAA